In Syngnathus scovelli strain Florida chromosome 16, RoL_Ssco_1.2, whole genome shotgun sequence, the genomic stretch CCGCCCACCCCGTGATTCTACTTTTGCTTTTGACAACTTCAGCCGCTACTTTTTTTCCTTGGAGGGTGAGTTCGAACGTTGACTAAAACATTTCAGTGCCAGGGTAATCTTGAAAGTTAATGTCTAAATCTGATCATAGTTATGATTTGCACACAAAAGCACCAGACAGGTTTTGTACTTTGAACGTCTCTGaccatgtgatttttttcttttctttttttttttttaatgctgcaaTGGCTGTCCTTTTATGACATTTAAACCTAATGGGATTTGACATTCCCTGCAAATGTAAACAACATCTAGTGATTTAAAGAAGTTATGAGTACAAGTTACATAAGATACCAGACTGCGCATAATATTTTGAACGCTCGTGTTTGCTTTGTCCATGCAACGGTCCAAAGTTTACCCAACGCAACTTCAAGTTTTGTAACAGTCAACTGTGAACTAAAGCTTGCAAACCTCAATGAATAGTCAACTTctaataaatgcaaaaaaaaaaaaaaaaaaaaaaggcatttttttgTATTGCATGATGATattgctgctgcttcttctcaCACTCATGGAtagtaaataaaatgtatgtcGTCTTGTTTGGATCAGCGCTGTGCAAGAACAACAACGACCATGTCTTTAACAAATGGCGACAATGTCACCAAGGAAGCGTGGGACTCGCACAACAAGATGATGCTGGAACCTCTGTCTGTCAATGACGCTGAGGTCAGTGTTTATGTCAATGTTTTTGACTATTTCTGAAAAATGCTATTAACCTGTCACATCTGTGTTTCAGGTCTTCTCTATTATTAAAAAGGAGAAGCACAGGCAGACGTACGGTCTGGAGCTGATTGCCTCGGAGAACTTCACCAGCAGAGCTGTTCTGGAGGCTCTGGGGTCTTGTATGAACAACAAGTACTCTGAAGGCTATCCTGGTCAGAGGTACACTTGTAAAATTATTTATGAATTAAAGAAGGGGTACAGTGAGATTTGTTTGTTCTTtagaataaaaaatgttttttacgcTCACAATGGTCTCAATGTAGATACTATGGTGGAACTGAGCATGTTGATGAGCTGGAGAGACTCTGCCAGAAGAGGGCGCTTGAGGCCTACGGTCTGGACTCTGACAAATGGGGCGTGAACGTGCAGCCATATTCAGGTACACCATAAAAATATGGTGTAACATTTTAGGTGGCTTCAAATCAGGGTTTGCTAGTTCTTCGTGTGCTTATTTCTCCAGGTTGCACACCAAATTATGGGAATaagcaatataaaaaaatgaatggctCTCAAATGGCATAATAAGAAATGTCAATGCTTCTCCGTGTAGGTTCTCCTGCCAATTTTGCTGTTTACACCGCCATTGTGGAACCGCATGGTCGAATCATGGGCCTGGACCTTCCTGATGGAGGTCACCTGACACATGGTTTCatgactgaaaagaaaaaaatctccgCAACGTCCATCTTCTTTGAGTCCATGCCGTACAAGGTGATTGATTGCTCAAGGTTGCTTACACTCACTTCAGTAATTGTTCTGAATTGTCACACTTACTTGTCAGAGAGAGTTGTTGTTGCTCAGACTAGATGTTCTGGTTTCAGGTGAATCCCGAAACTGGTTACATCGATTATGATCGACTGCAAGAAAATGCTCGCCTCTTCCATCCCAAACTCATCATTGCAGGTTTCTCGTTTGCTTTGGAAACTTTGTTAGGTCATACATATAACGAATTGAAACATGAAAATTCAGACAAACGTTTCCTTTCCTTCCGCTAACAGGAACAAGCTGCTACTCCCGTAACCTCGACTACGCCCGTATGAGGCAGATCGCCAACGAGAACGGCGCGTATCTGATGGCCGACATGGCGCACATCAGCGGACTGGTGGCCGCCGGAGTCGTGCCGTCCCCCTTTGACTGCTGTGACATGGTTACCACGACGACGCACAAGACGCTGCGCGGCTGCAGAGCTGGACTGATATTCTTCAGGAAAGGTCAAATCTCTTCCCTTCTCAAATCTTTGAGTTATCGAGCAGGTCGTTTTATTTTCATCCGTTTGTCTTCAGGTGTGCGCAGCGTGGACGCCAAGGGGAAAGAGATTCTGTACAAT encodes the following:
- the shmt1 gene encoding serine hydroxymethyltransferase, cytosolic, which encodes MSLTNGDNVTKEAWDSHNKMMLEPLSVNDAEVFSIIKKEKHRQTYGLELIASENFTSRAVLEALGSCMNNKYSEGYPGQRYYGGTEHVDELERLCQKRALEAYGLDSDKWGVNVQPYSGSPANFAVYTAIVEPHGRIMGLDLPDGGHLTHGFMTEKKKISATSIFFESMPYKVNPETGYIDYDRLQENARLFHPKLIIAGTSCYSRNLDYARMRQIANENGAYLMADMAHISGLVAAGVVPSPFDCCDMVTTTTHKTLRGCRAGLIFFRKGVRSVDAKGKEILYNLESLINQAVFPGLQGGPHNHAIAGVAVALKQAMTPEFKAYQMQVLVNCKALSAALVKHGYKIVTGGSDNHLILLDLRNKGTDGGRAEKVLEACAIACNKNTCPGDKSALRPSGLRFGSPALTSRGLVEDDFRKVADFLHRGIELTLEVQRSLDPKATLKEFIQALAKEEKFQLRVNEIKAEVEAFAGHFPMPGLPEL